Proteins encoded within one genomic window of Setaria italica strain Yugu1 chromosome IV, Setaria_italica_v2.0, whole genome shotgun sequence:
- the LOC101769616 gene encoding uncharacterized protein LOC101769616, whose translation MRGFERKGVRQYNRSEVPRMRWTEELHRQFVEAVECLGGQDEATPKRILQLMGVKGVSISHIKSHLQMYRSSSNSSTHQSSLHKSTSTSDSKRVFLNREDHCIYASPDGNTPASDRNIYAMFRGCSHSSPYQIPSLQEVFRSWEQSRGRVPWDSNVLTIEQAVRPRSHTTCNMMKPEKQTGCDLTLSIGLWEDASSDADGSSTISEELPAPAAGARCVATVKEEESKPALNLDLTISSSWLA comes from the exons ATGAGAGGGTTCGAGAGGAAAGGAGTCCGGCAGTACAACCGGTCGGAGGTGCCGCGGATGCGGTGGACGGAGGAGCTTCACCGGCAGTTCGTCGAGGCCGTCGAGTGCCTCGGTGGCCAGGACG AAGCAACTCCGAAGCGAATTCTTCAGTTGATGGGCGTGAAAGGAGTCAGCATATCTCATATCAAGAGCCATCTTCAG ATGTACAGAAGCTCTAGCAACAGCAGTACCCATCAGTCCAGCCTCCATAAGTCGACATCAACCAGTGATAGCAAGCGCGTCTTCCTGAACCGTGAAGATCACTGCATCTACGCGTCACCGGATGGAAACACACCAGCTTCAGACAGGAACATTTACGCCATGTTCCGTGGTTGCAGTCATTCGTCACCGTACCAAAT ACCGTCGCTACAAGAAGTATTCAGAAGCTGGGAACAAAGTAGAGGGCGTGTTCCTTGGGACTCCAACGTGCTGACAATAGAGCAG GCGGTTAGGCCAAGAAGTCACACTACTTGCAACATGATGAAGCCTGAGAAGCAAACGGGCTGCGACCTCACGCTGTCGATCGGCCTGTGGGAGGACGCGAGCAGCGACGCCGACGGCTCGAGCACGATCAGCGAGGAGCTCCCGGCTCCGGCAGCCGGCGCTCGCTGCGTCGCCACcgtgaaggaggaggagagcaagCCGGCTCTGAACCTGGACCTGACCATTTCGTCGTCTTGGCTGGCctga